Proteins found in one Thalassophryne amazonica chromosome 1, fThaAma1.1, whole genome shotgun sequence genomic segment:
- the lipt1 gene encoding lipoyltransferase 1, mitochondrial isoform X1, whose amino-acid sequence MASHIRRTPSFFRYWTCKTGFQLVRCSSSLLQTFEQGSGQTGLILQSLSTDIHQNLALEDWIDTNVNLQQMSVLLLWKNQPAVVIGRHQNPWIECNLPAMRRSGILLARRRSGGGTVFHDLGNLNMTFFTSKKGYNRHRNLRVITDALGHLYPGLDVHATDRCDILLNGHYKISGSASRLSRNSSYHHCTLLYSADCSTLKAVLRSSTPGIHSNATPSISSPVANLIDHTPLLQWEELLNALVAQYNTEFGFSAPVTSIDPTNEVVFPGVTATVAELRGWEWTFGKTPKFSIQTVLDLTDCERSVRSSAHLHMEVKNGLIGSCLLDVPTDWLPDWLSRELSGVLVGGRFCSQDVAAAIAVLLRTQSGVLRTRLHILCDAVAAVM is encoded by the exons ATGGCCTCACACATCAGAAGGACACCATCCTTCTTCAGATATTGGACATGTAAAACTGGATTCCAGCTGGTCCGGTGCAGCAGCAGCTTGTTGCAAACCTTTGAGCAAGGCAGTGGTCAGACTGGGCTGATCTTGCAGTCCCTGTCCACTGACATCCACCAGAACCTGGCTCTGGAGGACTGGATTGATACCAACGTGAACCTGCAGCAGATGAGCGTTCTGCTGCTGTGGAAGAACCAGCCAGCTGTAGTCATTGGACGGCACCAGAACCCCTGGATTGAGTGCAACCTACCAGCTATGAGAAGGTCAGGGATCCTCCTGGCACGCAGGCGGAGCGGTGGTGGGACAGTCTTCCATGATTTGGGAAACCTGAACATGACATTCTTCACCTCCAAGAAGGGCTACAACAGACACAGGAACTTGCGGGTCATCACTGATGCCCTGGGGCACCTCTACCCGGGACTGGATGTCCACGccacagacagatgtgacattttaTTGAATGGACACTACAAGATCTCAG GCAGTGCGTCTCGCCTGAGCAGAAACTCCTCCTACCATCACTGCACTCTGCTGTACTCTGCCGATTGCTCCACCCTCAAAGCAGTGCTCCGATCTTCAACCCCTGGTATCCATAGTAACGCCACTCCCAGCATCTCCTCACCTGTTGCCAACCTAATAGACCACACCCCCTTGCTTCAGTGGGAGGAGCTGCTGAACGCGTTGGTGGCCCAGTACAATACAG AGTTTGGTTTCAGTGCTCCTGTGACCTCGATTGACCCCACCAATGAGGTCGTGTTCCCTGGCGTCACTGCCACGGTCGCTGAGCTGCGTGGCTGGGAATGGACTTTTGGTAAAACACCAAAATTCAGTATCCAGACTGTTCTGGACTTGACGGACTGTGAGCGGTCTGTGCGAAGCTCCGCCCACCTGCACATGGAGGTGAAGAATGGCCTGATTGGCAGCTGCTTGCTGGATGTTCCGACAGACTGGCTTCCTGATTGGCTCAGCAGGGAGCTGAGCGGCGTTCTGGTTGGAGGACGCTTTTGTTCGCAGGATGTGGCTGCTGCCATCGCCGTGCTGCTGCGGACGCAGAGCGGCGTCCTGCGAACCCGACTGCACATCCTGTGTGACGCCGTTGCTGCTGTGATGTGA
- the lipt1 gene encoding lipoyltransferase 1, mitochondrial isoform X2 — protein MASHIRRTPSFFRYWTCKTGFQLVRCSSSLLQTFEQGSGQTGLILQSLSTDIHQNLALEDWIDTNVNLQQMSVLLLWKNQPAVVIGRHQNPWIECNLPAMRRSGILLARRRSGGGTVFHDLGNLNMTFFTSKKGYNRHRNLRVITDALGHLYPGLDVHATDRCDILLNGHYKISEFGFSAPVTSIDPTNEVVFPGVTATVAELRGWEWTFGKTPKFSIQTVLDLTDCERSVRSSAHLHMEVKNGLIGSCLLDVPTDWLPDWLSRELSGVLVGGRFCSQDVAAAIAVLLRTQSGVLRTRLHILCDAVAAVM, from the exons ATGGCCTCACACATCAGAAGGACACCATCCTTCTTCAGATATTGGACATGTAAAACTGGATTCCAGCTGGTCCGGTGCAGCAGCAGCTTGTTGCAAACCTTTGAGCAAGGCAGTGGTCAGACTGGGCTGATCTTGCAGTCCCTGTCCACTGACATCCACCAGAACCTGGCTCTGGAGGACTGGATTGATACCAACGTGAACCTGCAGCAGATGAGCGTTCTGCTGCTGTGGAAGAACCAGCCAGCTGTAGTCATTGGACGGCACCAGAACCCCTGGATTGAGTGCAACCTACCAGCTATGAGAAGGTCAGGGATCCTCCTGGCACGCAGGCGGAGCGGTGGTGGGACAGTCTTCCATGATTTGGGAAACCTGAACATGACATTCTTCACCTCCAAGAAGGGCTACAACAGACACAGGAACTTGCGGGTCATCACTGATGCCCTGGGGCACCTCTACCCGGGACTGGATGTCCACGccacagacagatgtgacattttaTTGAATGGACACTACAAGATCTCAG AGTTTGGTTTCAGTGCTCCTGTGACCTCGATTGACCCCACCAATGAGGTCGTGTTCCCTGGCGTCACTGCCACGGTCGCTGAGCTGCGTGGCTGGGAATGGACTTTTGGTAAAACACCAAAATTCAGTATCCAGACTGTTCTGGACTTGACGGACTGTGAGCGGTCTGTGCGAAGCTCCGCCCACCTGCACATGGAGGTGAAGAATGGCCTGATTGGCAGCTGCTTGCTGGATGTTCCGACAGACTGGCTTCCTGATTGGCTCAGCAGGGAGCTGAGCGGCGTTCTGGTTGGAGGACGCTTTTGTTCGCAGGATGTGGCTGCTGCCATCGCCGTGCTGCTGCGGACGCAGAGCGGCGTCCTGCGAACCCGACTGCACATCCTGTGTGACGCCGTTGCTGCTGTGATGTGA